The following proteins are encoded in a genomic region of Triticum dicoccoides isolate Atlit2015 ecotype Zavitan chromosome 1B, WEW_v2.0, whole genome shotgun sequence:
- the LOC119350443 gene encoding uncharacterized protein LOC119350443 yields MGYSLQRGKNGPMLPSNLIVKHGNWLFPKSKRIPYPTVVPLKAAAAAAAATATAAAATATAATATAAADMMKKPKGEASGCTLYRCFCCWRRLCSPRIPRVAPGRDYVCIPAGADDSPEWSLLVGLLSASVPMISEDSVLGLYRFRVARSGRILGRSDDALVNLCTVETTKGCSGIASATAALTPDGRSLCLFSEHLDPGKYSATPRAQQLRLTYSKPRDKRKNRDTVTMSQLPRLPLDSSMHCRPISAAGHLWAPYVYLEYVGKCVLGMQRFRKDADRWEQAGDTFPFHYKSQMTKLWNGDFLQGCAVLPDDTILVSLRPAQGVFLTFNCSDCTWTVVTTSENTRTAYVPILGHGVYIEGDVTKQEGKEKERKKKKIIMEVKGTGKEGDVTKQEGKEMERKKKKKKKKKKKNIMEVKGKGQEEEEEEEEEEEEEEEKEEEEEEEEKKKKEEEEDHGAVYFVRDNHIFAYKLRYYQDQEDKRRKLKLEPPARIDSVCPFYEEGYGFLAHLGGRVMCSVWISVDLCCPCGYLHVIISTFRVRSTRAKQKGIDILHSTCRRLHAFPVRLPTHEFCFLQEYVDKKTIQPSMQGNLDNPTSFEVIEDSKTSSAVIEESKMLDCCSNFLSEKLQRCYKFEEPPEDPAVQINKELYIICEAASQLIVYVAKIENGRLGITKKENGRLGSHDQLLTQKFALTISDDGGGDYFVLEQPPPWHLVFSSCSSKIYAVSNTHDDILSSWVKESKLVQCTKPTSDPFSMVFEVDDKIVALMDTLRVFYHDKSKWVSCRHRTDESLVLYREVNPTRYSRWRDRPLVLNRKVQFSGYAVLGDDSFIVSDAATSSFLLFDLHSERWSVLHRALPGSQLLNGRSVFVDGFIYTCTSGGILAYELVDKQGNRKGLRDPPIFLPFSWQLSECRAWEAERMCFDCVDKDKISDAIIFCVVQGEYCYSANLPGSLSHSHDVHITTVQVKTERACRGKRKPERIDHVDIGTCFIEHDAALVLTKSCFAVGS; encoded by the exons ATGGGGTACAGCTTGCAAAGGGGGAAAAATGGCCCGATGTTGCCTTCAAATCTGATTGTCAAGCACGG AAACTGGTTGTTCCCCAAATCGAAACGAATCCCCTATCCCACTGTCGTTCcgttgaaggcggcggcggcggcggcggcggcgacggcgacggcggcggcggcgacggcgacggccgcGACGGCGACGGCCGCGGCCGACATGATGAAGAAGCCGAAGGGGGAGGCCAGCGGCTGCACTCTGTACAGATGTTTCTGCTGCTGGCGTCGTCTCTGCTCTCCCCGGATCCCGCGCGTCGCCCCCGGCAGGGATTACGTCTGTATCCCGGCTGGCGCGGATGACAGCCCCGAGTGGTCGCTGCTCGTCGGCTTACTCTCCGCATCCGTCCCTATGATCTCCGAAGACAGTGTCCTAGGCCTGTACCGATTTCGCGTCGCGCGATCCGGTCGAATTCTCGGCCGGAGCGACGATGCCCTCGTCAACCTGTGCACCGTCGAAACCACCAAGGGCTGTAGCGGCATCGCCAGCGCCACTGCTGCTCTTACCCCCGACGGCCGCTCGCTCTGCCTCTTTTCTGAGCACTTGGATCCAGGCAAGTACTCGGCGACCCCACGAGCCCAGCAGCTGCGGCTCACCTACAGCAAGCCAAGAGACAAGCGAAAGAACAGGGATACTGTCACCATGTCGCAGCTGCCTCGCCTACCGCTGGATTCTTCCATGCATTGCCGCCCCATCTCGGCTGCCGGCCATCTCTGGGCTCCATACGTCTACTTGGAGTATGTAGGCAAGTGCGTCCTCGGGATGCAACGCTTCCGCAAGGACGCTGACCGGTGGGAGCAGGCCGGGGACACCTTCCCCTTCCACTACAAGAGCCAAATGACCAAACTGTGGAATGGCGACTTCTTGCAGGGATGCGCCGTTCTCCCCGACGACACCATCTTGGTGTCGCTGCGACCAGCTCAGGGCGTCTTCTTAACCTTCAATTGCTCCGATTGCACCTGGACCGTGGTCACCACCTCAGAGAACACACGGACCGCCTACGTTCCCATCCTAGGCCATGGTGTATACATAGAAGGAGATGTTACTAAACAAGAAGGGAAggaaaaggaaaggaagaagaagaagatcatcATGGAAGTAAAAGGAACAGGAAAAGAAGGAGATGTTACTAAACAAGAAGGGAAGGAaatggaaaggaagaagaagaagaagaagaagaagaagaagaagaacatcatGGAAGTGAAAGgaaaaggacaagaagaagaagaagaagaagaagaagaagaagaagaagaagaagaaaaagaagaagaagaagaagaagaagaaaagaaaaagaaagaagaagaagaagatcatgGCGCTGTTTACTTCGTCCGTGACAATCACATCTTTGCCTACAAGCTGCGCTATTATCAAGATCAGGAGGATAAGCGAAGAAAGCTGAAGCTGGAGCCACCTGCCAGGATTGATTCTGTCTGTCCTTTCTACGAAGAAGGTTATGGTTTCCTTGCGCACCTAGGTGGCCGTGTCATGTGCTCCGTCTGGATCAGTGTGGATCTCTGCTGCCCATGTGGCTATCTACATGTCATCATCAGCACCTTCCGAGTTAGATCAACACGCGCTAAACAGAAAGGCATTGATATCTTGCATTCCACCTGCCGCCGCTTGCATGCGTTCCCAGTTCGACTGCCCACTCATGAATTCTGCTTTCTACA GGAGTATGTGGACAAGAAGACCATACAACCTTCAATGCAGGGGAACCTGGATAATCCAACCAGCTTTGAGGTCATAGAAGACTCCAAAACCAGCTCTGCCGTCATAGAAGAGTCCAAAATGCTTGATTGTTGCAG CAATTTTCTATCTGAAAAGCTTCAGCGATGTTACAAGTTTGAGGAGCCTCCTGAGGACCCTGCTGTCCAGATCAACAAAGAGCTGTATATTATTTGCGAAGCTGCATCTCAGTTAATTGTGTATGTGGCTAAAATCGAGAATGGAAGGTTGGGAATTACAAAGAAAGAGAATGGAAGATTGGGATCTCATGACCAACTTCTCACTCAAAAATTTGCTCTGACTATATCTGATGATGGCGGTGGTGATTATTTTGTTTTGGAACAACCTCCCCCATGGCACCTTGTTTTTAGCAGTTGCAGCTCGAAGATATATGCTGTCTCAAACACACACGATGATATACTTTCCAGTTGGGTGAAGGAATCCAAGTTGGTTCAGTGTACAAAGCCTACCTCTGATCCTTTCTCTATGGTTTTTGAAGTTGATGACAAGATTGTTGCTCTGATGGACACTCTTCGTGTTTTCTATCATGATAAATCCAAATGGGTGAGTTGCAGGCACCGCACAGATGAATCTCTTGTGCTGTACAGGGAGGTTAACCCGACCAGATATTCCAGGTGGAGAGATCGGCCTCTTGTCCTGAACAGGAAGGTTCAATTTTCTGGATATGCAGTACTTGGTGATGATTCCTTCATAGTCTCGGATGCTGCCACAAGTTCGTTTCTTTTGTTTGATCTGCATTCTGAAAGATGGAGCGTTCTGCACCGTGCTTTGCCTGGATCTCAACTCTTAAATGGGAGATCTGTGTTTGTTGATGGTTTTATCTACACATGTACAAGTGGGGGAATTCTCGCTTATGAGCTTGTTGATAAGCAAGGTAATCGTAAGGGCCTCAGGGACCCCCCCATCTTTCTACCGTTCTCGTGGCAGTTGTCAGAGTGTAGGGCTTGGGAGGCTGAAAGGATGTGCTTTGATTGTGTCGACAAAGACAAAATCTCTGACGCGATTATATTTTGTGTGGTGCAAG GTGAATATTGTTATTCGGCCAATCTTCCAGGCAGCCTTTCTCACAGCCATGATGTACACATTACTACTGTCCAGGTTAAGACTGAAAGAGCATGCAGGGGTAAAAGAAAACCAGAGAGAATTGACCATGTGGATATTGGCACCTGTTTCATTGAGCATGATGCAGCACTGGTCTTGACCAAAAGTTGTTTTGCAGTTGGGTCTTGA